In the Verrucomicrobiia bacterium genome, one interval contains:
- a CDS encoding acetolactate synthase: MSSSTLTCPGNEPVRQFSVFVANKLGRIHDLSSLLKQHEVHILAVTVLDTTDSAILRLVVDDPERARALFEEHGFPYTEATILVVEVDVESRVEVCLAALLEAEINIHYMYAFLALPNGRPLLALNIEDMDVAAEALRRHQIRVLGQGDLAR, encoded by the coding sequence ATGTCTTCCTCCACGTTGACATGTCCGGGGAACGAGCCGGTGCGGCAGTTTTCAGTGTTCGTGGCGAACAAGCTGGGGCGGATCCATGACCTGAGCAGCCTGTTGAAGCAGCATGAGGTGCACATCCTGGCGGTGACGGTGCTGGACACGACGGACAGCGCCATTCTGAGGCTGGTGGTGGATGATCCGGAGCGGGCGCGGGCGTTGTTCGAGGAGCACGGGTTCCCCTACACGGAGGCGACGATTCTGGTGGTGGAGGTGGATGTGGAGAGCCGGGTGGAGGTGTGTCTGGCGGCGCTGCTGGAGGCGGAGATCAACATTCATTACATGTACGCCTTCCTGGCCCTGCCGAATGGTCGTCCGCTGCTGGCGTTGAACATCGAGGACATGGACGTGGCGGCCGAGGCGTTGAGGCGTCATCAGATCCGGGTGCTGGGACAGGGGGATTTGGCGAGGTGA
- a CDS encoding PAS domain S-box protein — MLASRITLSRRISILLTSLGVILIATALVAFAQLRRLEGTYARLLDQDGRALGVIPQITVVLHDAARLVSARLAATPPPEAPRWTAEWDALRQILRHKTGELRSIVPDFSQPISDFERAFDSLHQVGQTLDDAARSGRQDWALHLAHREFTPRFDRLRTYLPALGDQIRIHTLDQAHATELRSQRLIRRTLAFSVLVLVAALAAAQVWVWTSVARPLHALVHAVRRLVAGDTNLRIPGGERSDEIGLLASALGVFRSNLVRQRQLEDEERDNVERLRRSEAGFRSLIEAAPDALVITDGNRTIVSLNRQAERLLGWSRDELVGRSADLLVPERLAEEHASSVAHLLDLHDRLPGAAIELTGRRKDGSEFPIELTISPFESADGIRLCCSAIRDVSERRRTESELANQVAFQRALIDRIPYPIFIKDASARFLGCNRAYEQAFGIASRSLRGKTVLDLPYIPPDARRHFHEEDLTAIREQRRFSYELPITYADGITHVTLYSVDGFCLADGCVGGLIGLLVDISDRKAAEEELRRSQQLLQSVIDNAAAYIFVKDLEGRYLLVNQPYVDLLGRPAAEILGRSASDVFPPETADTFAKVERDVILHRQSHAREATIPIHGQPRHFLAHRFPLLDASGRLFGLGGVSTDITDIKRAQEEIARARDAAEAANRAKSAFVATMSHEIRTPMNAVINLTALALETPLSQRQRQYLSVAHSSARGLLALLNDILDFSKIEAGRLELEHAPFTLRLLLEEVADSFRGRVLETRIEFGVLVADDVPDALVGDTLRLRQVLTNLLGNAFKFTEHGEIAVRVASAPDNPSHPDSHAPRPAPSDTVRLRFTVADSGIGIAPDKLERLFEAFSQADSSTSRRYGGSGLGLAICRRLVELMHGRIEVRSQPGQGSEFSFTAQFSLASETAPSHPSPPLPNSLLNTPALVIENASLSRELLVTMLRRFGLQADGVATADEGLRLLNPPDIPATAPPYRLVILDWFLPDLPGLEVARRLRQLPVGPDLAIILVGSHATDDDERAARDAGVSAFLPKPITGSLLLDAITRATGLRPEISAYPPPDAPPPSFLQQRRILVAEDNEANQFVVREILEQAGASVDLAANGHAALERVLAHPYDLVLMDMQMPGMDGLEATRRIREQFPPSTLPVVALTANALRSDVDACLDAGMNDYVAKPIERSTLFATLARWLPTPAPPESTSESPSESQSESESESESPSPSQSTPDPDPDPSAIPQPPPKPRTPRRPRAPTHPELELGLPNPPSPQPPPPSERLPGVDLADAAQRLGLPQDAIESLLLRFADGQRTVVDDLRRAIAARQPDEARRLAHSLAGAAGNLSILELRRLAKTIELALRFEQGNLPAMLDELDREAARVFAGLDALAHERTHPPEAHPPLPAIPSTSTDSILLTLADHLDSGDLAAIDDTAKTLRQAPFPAEHHPDLDRLHELIASFLHDDAARLARDLAARLGPPS, encoded by the coding sequence ATGCTCGCCTCCCGGATCACCCTCTCCCGGCGCATCTCGATCCTCCTCACCAGCCTGGGCGTCATCCTCATCGCCACCGCCCTCGTCGCCTTCGCCCAGTTGCGCCGCCTCGAAGGCACCTACGCCCGCCTCCTCGACCAGGATGGCCGCGCCCTCGGCGTCATCCCCCAAATCACCGTCGTCCTCCACGATGCCGCACGCCTCGTCAGCGCCCGGCTCGCCGCCACCCCCCCCCCCGAAGCCCCCCGCTGGACCGCCGAATGGGATGCCCTCCGCCAGATCCTCCGCCATAAGACCGGCGAACTCCGCAGCATCGTCCCCGATTTCTCCCAGCCCATCTCCGACTTCGAACGCGCCTTCGACTCCCTGCATCAGGTCGGACAAACCCTCGATGATGCCGCCCGCAGCGGCCGGCAGGATTGGGCCCTCCACCTCGCTCACCGCGAATTCACCCCCCGCTTCGACCGCCTCCGCACCTACCTCCCCGCCCTCGGCGACCAAATCCGCATCCATACCCTCGACCAGGCCCACGCCACCGAACTCCGCTCCCAACGCCTCATCCGCCGTACCCTCGCCTTCAGCGTCCTCGTCCTCGTCGCTGCCCTCGCCGCCGCCCAAGTCTGGGTCTGGACCTCCGTCGCCCGCCCCCTCCACGCCCTCGTCCATGCCGTCCGCCGCCTCGTCGCCGGCGATACCAACCTCCGAATCCCCGGCGGCGAACGCTCCGACGAAATCGGCCTCCTCGCCTCCGCCCTCGGTGTCTTCCGCTCCAACCTCGTCCGCCAACGCCAGCTCGAGGACGAGGAACGCGACAACGTCGAACGCCTCCGCCGTAGCGAGGCCGGCTTCCGCAGCCTCATCGAGGCCGCCCCCGATGCCCTCGTCATCACCGACGGCAATCGCACCATCGTCAGCCTCAACCGACAGGCCGAACGCCTCCTCGGCTGGTCCCGCGACGAACTCGTCGGCCGCTCCGCCGACCTTCTCGTCCCCGAACGCCTCGCCGAGGAACACGCCAGCAGCGTCGCCCATCTCCTCGACCTCCATGACCGCCTCCCCGGAGCCGCCATCGAACTCACCGGCCGCCGCAAGGACGGCTCCGAATTCCCCATCGAACTCACCATCTCCCCGTTCGAAAGCGCCGACGGCATCCGCCTCTGCTGCTCCGCCATCCGCGATGTCTCCGAACGCCGCCGCACCGAGTCCGAACTCGCCAATCAGGTCGCCTTCCAGCGCGCCCTCATCGACCGCATCCCCTACCCCATCTTCATCAAGGACGCCTCCGCCCGCTTCCTCGGCTGCAATCGCGCCTACGAACAGGCCTTCGGCATCGCCTCCCGATCCCTCCGCGGCAAAACCGTCCTCGACCTCCCCTACATCCCCCCCGACGCCCGTCGCCACTTCCACGAGGAGGACCTCACCGCCATCCGCGAACAACGCCGCTTCTCCTACGAACTCCCCATCACCTACGCCGATGGCATCACCCACGTCACTCTCTACAGCGTCGATGGCTTCTGCCTCGCCGACGGCTGCGTCGGCGGGCTCATCGGCCTCCTCGTGGACATCTCCGACCGCAAGGCCGCCGAGGAGGAACTCCGACGCAGCCAGCAACTCCTCCAGAGCGTCATCGACAACGCCGCCGCCTACATCTTCGTCAAGGACCTCGAAGGCCGCTACCTCCTCGTCAACCAGCCCTACGTCGATCTCCTCGGCCGCCCCGCCGCCGAAATCCTCGGCCGGTCCGCCAGCGACGTCTTCCCCCCCGAAACCGCGGATACCTTCGCCAAGGTCGAACGCGACGTGATCCTGCATCGCCAATCCCATGCCCGGGAGGCCACCATCCCCATCCACGGCCAACCCCGCCACTTCCTCGCCCACCGCTTCCCGCTCCTCGATGCCTCGGGCCGCCTCTTCGGTCTCGGGGGCGTCTCCACCGACATCACCGACATCAAACGCGCCCAGGAGGAGATCGCCCGGGCTCGCGATGCCGCCGAAGCCGCCAACCGCGCCAAGTCCGCCTTCGTGGCCACCATGAGCCACGAAATCCGGACCCCCATGAACGCCGTCATCAATCTCACCGCCCTCGCCCTCGAGACCCCCCTCTCCCAACGCCAGCGACAGTACCTCTCCGTCGCCCATTCCTCCGCCCGCGGCCTCCTCGCCCTCCTCAATGACATCCTCGACTTCTCCAAAATCGAGGCCGGCCGACTCGAACTCGAACACGCCCCCTTCACCCTCCGCCTCCTCCTCGAGGAGGTCGCCGACTCCTTCCGCGGTCGTGTCCTCGAAACCCGCATCGAATTCGGTGTCCTCGTCGCCGACGACGTCCCCGATGCCCTCGTCGGCGATACCCTCCGCCTCCGCCAGGTGCTCACCAACCTCCTCGGCAACGCCTTCAAGTTCACCGAACACGGCGAAATCGCCGTCCGCGTCGCCTCCGCCCCGGACAACCCTTCCCATCCGGACTCCCACGCTCCCCGCCCCGCCCCCTCCGACACCGTCCGCCTCCGCTTCACCGTGGCCGATTCCGGCATCGGCATCGCCCCGGACAAACTCGAACGCCTCTTCGAGGCCTTCAGCCAGGCCGATTCCTCCACGTCCCGCCGCTACGGCGGCAGCGGACTCGGCCTCGCCATCTGCCGGCGTCTCGTCGAACTCATGCACGGGCGCATCGAGGTCCGCAGCCAGCCCGGTCAGGGCAGCGAATTCTCCTTCACCGCCCAATTCAGCCTCGCCTCCGAAACCGCCCCATCCCACCCCTCCCCTCCGCTCCCCAACAGCCTCCTCAACACCCCCGCCCTCGTCATCGAAAACGCCAGCCTCAGCCGCGAACTCCTCGTCACCATGCTCCGCCGCTTCGGCCTTCAGGCCGACGGCGTCGCCACCGCCGACGAAGGACTCCGCCTCCTGAACCCTCCGGACATCCCCGCCACAGCCCCCCCCTATCGCCTCGTCATCCTCGACTGGTTCCTCCCCGACCTCCCCGGACTCGAAGTCGCCCGTCGCCTCCGCCAGCTCCCCGTCGGTCCCGATCTCGCCATCATCCTCGTCGGCTCCCACGCCACCGACGACGACGAACGCGCCGCCCGCGATGCCGGCGTCTCCGCCTTCCTCCCCAAACCCATCACCGGCTCCCTCCTCCTCGACGCCATCACGCGGGCCACCGGTCTCCGCCCGGAAATCTCCGCCTACCCCCCTCCCGATGCCCCGCCCCCCTCCTTCCTCCAGCAACGCCGAATCCTCGTCGCCGAGGACAACGAGGCCAACCAGTTCGTCGTCCGCGAAATCCTCGAACAGGCCGGCGCCTCCGTGGACCTCGCCGCCAACGGGCACGCCGCTCTCGAACGGGTCCTCGCCCATCCCTATGACCTCGTCCTCATGGACATGCAGATGCCCGGTATGGACGGCCTCGAAGCCACCCGCCGCATCCGCGAACAATTCCCCCCCTCCACCCTCCCCGTCGTCGCCCTCACCGCCAATGCCCTTCGCTCCGATGTCGATGCCTGCCTCGACGCCGGCATGAACGACTACGTCGCCAAACCCATCGAGCGCTCCACCCTCTTCGCCACCCTCGCCCGCTGGCTCCCCACCCCCGCTCCCCCCGAATCAACATCAGAATCCCCATCGGAGTCGCAGTCGGAGTCGGAGTCGGAATCGGAATCGCCATCGCCATCGCAGTCCACCCCCGACCCCGACCCCGATCCCTCCGCCATCCCCCAACCCCCTCCCAAACCACGCACCCCGCGCCGCCCCCGCGCCCCGACTCATCCCGAATTGGAACTGGGCCTGCCCAACCCTCCTTCCCCCCAACCGCCCCCACCCTCCGAACGCCTCCCCGGCGTGGACCTCGCCGACGCCGCCCAGCGCCTCGGCCTCCCCCAGGATGCCATCGAGTCCCTTCTCCTCCGCTTCGCCGATGGCCAGCGTACCGTCGTGGACGACCTCCGCCGTGCCATCGCCGCCCGCCAACCCGACGAAGCCCGCCGCCTCGCCCATTCCCTCGCCGGCGCCGCCGGCAACCTCTCCATCCTGGAACTCCGGCGCCTCGCCAAGACCATCGAACTCGCCCTCCGCTTCGAACAGGGCAACCTCCCCGCCATGCTCGACGAACTCGACCGCGAAGCGGCCCGCGTCTTCGCCGGACTCGACGCCCTCGCCCATGAGCGCACCCACCCCCCCGAAGCCCACCCGCCCCTCCCTGCCATCCCGTCCACCTCCACCGACTCCATCCTCCTCACCCTCGCCGACCACCTCGACTCCGGCGATCTCGCCGCCATCGACGACACCGCCAAAACCCTCCGCCAGGCCCCCTTCCCCGCCGAACACCATCCCGACCTCGACCGCCTCCACGAACTCATCGCCTCCTTCCTCCACGACGACGCCGCCCGCCTCGCCCGCGATCTCGCCGCCCGCCTCGGGCCTCCCTCATAG
- the lepB gene encoding signal peptidase I — protein sequence MSTAETLPGAATSLGATTPSLPSGGLRQCFRHPSMLCRWFLSRRFRHAVEVRKHVWKIRNFQRDELSAAAVAGIDEGIRAFDRVLRSGPDRAQLEAGMVKLEESAQKWLRPYAHASIRENVEVFLVAIGVAMAIRTFFLQPFKIPTGSMQPTLYGVHFEDLRDRPDVATPGMVRRVFSGVLRGTFHHELIAEADGQVLGIQPRGSRFMVKYQDIVVRYAEGGRTWDKSHRIWFSPVDGHNGDLTGLRGVLGWERPEPFQPLRPGQTFRKGEVLLRLRDSAGDHLFVDRLTYNFRPPQRGEIIVFETRGIHRLPPDQFYIKRLVALGGERVRLGDDRRLVIDGQPLDATTPHFGKVYGFSGPPAESEYSGHLNGTVFRAMGRPFQDVASYFPNGSSEIQVGPDRYMVMGDNTMNSFDSRGWGDFPKTNVVGKYCFVWWPFTSRWGSRVD from the coding sequence ATGAGCACTGCCGAGACCTTGCCCGGGGCCGCCACATCGTTGGGCGCAACGACACCTTCCCTGCCTTCCGGGGGGTTGCGGCAGTGTTTCCGGCATCCGTCGATGCTGTGTCGCTGGTTCCTTTCGAGGCGGTTTCGTCATGCGGTGGAGGTGCGGAAGCACGTTTGGAAGATCCGCAATTTTCAGCGGGACGAGTTGTCGGCGGCGGCGGTGGCGGGGATCGACGAGGGGATCCGGGCGTTCGACCGGGTGCTGCGGTCGGGGCCGGACCGGGCGCAGTTGGAGGCGGGGATGGTGAAGTTGGAGGAGAGTGCGCAGAAGTGGCTGCGGCCGTACGCTCACGCCTCGATCCGGGAGAACGTCGAGGTGTTTCTGGTGGCGATCGGGGTGGCCATGGCCATCCGGACATTCTTTCTGCAGCCGTTCAAGATCCCGACCGGATCGATGCAGCCGACCTTGTACGGGGTGCATTTCGAGGATCTGCGGGACCGGCCCGATGTGGCGACGCCGGGGATGGTGAGGCGGGTGTTTTCGGGGGTGTTGCGGGGAACGTTTCACCACGAGTTGATTGCGGAGGCGGACGGACAGGTGCTGGGGATCCAGCCGCGGGGTTCGCGGTTCATGGTGAAGTACCAGGACATCGTGGTGCGGTACGCGGAGGGGGGGCGGACGTGGGACAAGTCGCATCGGATCTGGTTTTCGCCGGTGGACGGGCACAACGGGGATCTGACGGGATTGCGTGGGGTGCTGGGGTGGGAACGGCCGGAGCCGTTTCAGCCGCTGAGGCCGGGCCAGACCTTCCGGAAGGGCGAAGTGCTGCTGCGGTTGCGGGATTCGGCGGGGGATCACCTTTTTGTGGACCGGCTGACCTATAACTTCCGTCCGCCGCAGCGGGGGGAGATCATCGTGTTCGAGACACGGGGCATTCACCGGCTGCCACCCGACCAGTTTTACATCAAGCGTCTGGTGGCGCTGGGTGGGGAGCGGGTGCGTCTGGGCGACGACCGGCGGCTGGTGATTGACGGGCAGCCGCTGGATGCGACGACGCCGCATTTCGGGAAGGTGTACGGATTTTCCGGGCCGCCGGCGGAGAGCGAGTATTCGGGGCACCTGAACGGGACGGTGTTCCGGGCGATGGGGCGGCCGTTTCAGGATGTGGCGTCGTATTTCCCGAACGGGAGTTCCGAGATCCAGGTGGGGCCGGACCGGTACATGGTGATGGGGGACAACACCATGAACAGTTTCGATTCGCGGGGATGGGGGGATTTTCCGAAGACCAACGTGGTGGGGAAATACTGCTTTGTGTGGTGGCCGTTCACCTCCCGCTGGGGATCGAGGGTGGACTAA
- the ppk1 gene encoding polyphosphate kinase 1: MSRPSEPHAAPRFLNRELSWLEFNHRVLEEARDPSNPLFERVKFFCIASSNLDEFFEVRVAGLRQQVAAGVQERSPDGLLPIDTLESVRLRIRRQVEDLYRCWRDDLVPELARQNIHFLAIEDLSPSDLAWLDTFYREQVHPVLSPLGIDQSHPFPHLVNKMLNVVVRLLDPTGPAPVEKLGVVQVPGNLPRLVRLPRTDGRHDFVLLGRVIGHFLGRLFTGMRILGHWNIRVTRNGELYIDSESRLSVLRAVENELQHRFQGEAVRLEVDHECPPDVCQTLLDHLHLGPEDLYRIDGPLHPGRIAAIGDGVHRPDLKDAPHIAPLPAGWRGDADLFAAIRERDILVHHPYESFETVIAFLQQAASDPQVLAIKQTLYRTGGDPRIFNALTTAARLGKQVTAIVELQARFDERNNIDSARKLEEAGVHVVYGLLGYKIHAKVALVVRAEPEGIRRYLHLSTGNYNATTSRIYTDLGLFTCRRDFGEDATALFNLLTGICQFQPMRRFLVAPFELHRRVLEFIQQEARNAQNGLPARIVAKMNSLVDPAIIEALYEASRLGVSIDLVVRGICCLRAGVPGLSDNIRVRSIVDRFLEHSRMYYFENAANPRLWIGSADWMPRNFFRRIEVFFPILDGTLRDRLIHEILAANLQDNARARLLRPDGTYSRTTPGQADPPPFRCQQALLLAAQQRHSPSDPAATGPTASRRRPPRVTVRRRPDPE, from the coding sequence ATGAGCCGCCCTTCCGAACCGCACGCCGCGCCCAGGTTCCTCAACCGCGAACTGAGCTGGCTCGAATTCAATCATCGCGTCCTCGAAGAAGCCCGGGACCCCTCCAATCCCCTCTTCGAGCGGGTCAAGTTCTTCTGCATCGCCAGCTCCAACCTCGATGAATTCTTCGAGGTCCGTGTCGCCGGCCTCCGCCAGCAGGTCGCCGCCGGCGTCCAGGAACGATCCCCCGACGGTCTCCTCCCCATCGACACCCTCGAATCCGTCCGCCTCCGCATCCGCCGCCAGGTCGAGGACCTCTACCGATGCTGGCGCGACGATCTCGTCCCCGAACTCGCCCGCCAGAACATCCACTTCCTCGCCATCGAAGACCTCTCCCCCTCCGATCTCGCCTGGCTCGACACCTTCTACCGGGAACAGGTTCATCCCGTCCTCAGCCCGCTCGGGATCGATCAATCCCACCCGTTCCCCCACCTCGTGAACAAAATGCTCAACGTGGTGGTCAGGCTCCTCGATCCCACAGGCCCCGCCCCCGTCGAGAAACTCGGCGTCGTCCAGGTCCCCGGCAACCTCCCCCGCCTCGTCCGTCTCCCCCGTACCGACGGCCGCCACGACTTCGTCCTCCTCGGGCGCGTCATCGGCCACTTCCTCGGCCGGCTCTTCACCGGCATGCGCATCCTCGGCCACTGGAACATCCGGGTCACCCGCAACGGCGAACTCTACATCGACAGCGAAAGCCGCCTCAGCGTCCTCCGTGCCGTCGAAAACGAACTCCAACACCGATTCCAGGGCGAAGCGGTCCGGCTCGAAGTGGACCACGAATGTCCGCCGGACGTCTGCCAGACCCTCCTCGACCACCTCCACCTCGGACCGGAGGACCTCTACCGCATCGACGGCCCCCTTCACCCCGGCCGCATCGCCGCCATCGGCGACGGCGTCCATCGCCCCGACCTCAAGGATGCCCCTCACATCGCTCCCCTCCCCGCCGGATGGCGCGGCGATGCCGACCTCTTCGCTGCCATCCGCGAACGGGACATCCTGGTCCACCATCCCTACGAAAGCTTCGAAACGGTCATCGCCTTCCTCCAGCAGGCCGCCAGCGACCCCCAGGTCCTCGCCATCAAACAGACCCTCTACCGCACCGGAGGCGATCCCCGCATCTTCAACGCCCTCACCACCGCCGCCCGCCTCGGCAAACAGGTCACCGCCATCGTCGAACTCCAGGCCCGCTTCGACGAACGGAACAACATCGACTCCGCCCGCAAACTCGAGGAAGCCGGTGTCCACGTCGTCTATGGCCTCCTCGGCTACAAAATCCATGCCAAGGTCGCCCTCGTCGTCCGCGCCGAACCCGAGGGCATCCGACGCTACCTCCACCTCAGCACCGGCAACTACAACGCCACCACCTCCCGCATCTACACCGACCTCGGCCTCTTCACCTGCCGCCGCGACTTCGGCGAGGATGCCACCGCCCTCTTCAATCTCCTCACCGGCATCTGCCAGTTCCAGCCGATGCGCCGTTTCCTCGTCGCTCCCTTCGAACTCCACCGCCGCGTCCTCGAGTTCATCCAGCAGGAGGCCCGCAATGCCCAAAACGGCCTCCCCGCCCGCATCGTCGCCAAAATGAATTCCCTCGTGGACCCCGCCATCATCGAGGCCCTCTACGAAGCCTCCCGCCTCGGCGTGTCCATCGACCTCGTCGTCCGCGGCATCTGCTGCCTGCGCGCCGGCGTCCCCGGCCTCAGCGACAACATCCGCGTCCGCAGCATCGTCGATCGCTTCCTCGAACACAGCCGCATGTACTACTTCGAAAATGCCGCCAACCCCCGGCTCTGGATCGGCAGCGCCGACTGGATGCCCCGCAATTTCTTCCGCCGCATCGAGGTCTTCTTCCCCATCCTCGACGGCACCCTGCGCGACCGCCTCATCCACGAAATCCTCGCCGCCAATCTCCAGGACAACGCCAGGGCCCGCCTCCTCCGTCCCGACGGCACCTACTCCCGCACCACACCCGGCCAGGCCGATCCCCCGCCGTTCCGCTGCCAGCAGGCCCTCCTCCTCGCCGCCCAGCAGCGCCACTCCCCCTCCGACCCCGCCGCCACAGGCCCGACCGCCTCCCGCCGACGGCCCCCGCGCGTCACCGTCCGCCGCCGACCCGATCCGGAATGA
- the nadD gene encoding nicotinate (nicotinamide) nucleotide adenylyltransferase, which yields MIPARRIGLYGGSFDPVHLGHLLVAQSAVEELALDRLVLIPAAQSPFKPGSQPAPGPLRTRLLRLAFAGFPRTEVDTQELDRGGISYSIDTARTWRDRFPEATLFWLIGEDHVAALPRWRDAPLLAQWLEFVVIPRPGAPPAPDLPPPFRLTRLRGFPLALSSSQIRTRTAAGQPIHHLVPPAVAEALLQERPYPPSNP from the coding sequence ATGATCCCGGCCCGGCGCATCGGCCTCTACGGAGGCTCATTCGATCCTGTGCACCTCGGCCACCTCCTGGTCGCCCAGAGCGCCGTCGAGGAACTCGCCCTCGATCGCCTTGTGCTCATCCCCGCCGCCCAGTCCCCCTTCAAACCCGGCTCCCAACCCGCCCCCGGACCGCTCCGCACCCGGCTCCTCCGCCTCGCCTTCGCCGGATTCCCCCGCACCGAAGTGGACACCCAGGAACTCGACCGGGGCGGCATTTCCTACAGCATCGACACCGCCCGCACCTGGAGGGACCGCTTCCCCGAAGCCACCCTCTTCTGGCTCATCGGCGAGGATCATGTTGCCGCCCTGCCCCGCTGGCGCGACGCCCCGCTCCTCGCCCAATGGCTCGAATTCGTCGTCATCCCCCGCCCCGGCGCACCTCCCGCCCCGGACCTCCCCCCCCCCTTCCGACTCACCCGCCTCCGCGGCTTCCCCCTCGCCCTCTCCTCCTCCCAGATACGGACCCGAACCGCCGCCGGCCAACCCATCCACCACCTCGTCCCCCCCGCCGTCGCCGAAGCCCTCCTCCAGGAACGCCCCTACCCCCCATCCAATCCCTAA
- the lepA gene encoding translation elongation factor 4 has product MDTAHIRNFSIIAHIDHGKTTLSDRLLQRTGTVAERDMQAQLLDAMDLERERGITIKAHPVTMYYRARDGEEYELNLIDTPGHVDFAYEVSRSLSACEGALLIIDAAQGVEAQTVANVHLAMKQNLTIIPVINKIDLPHADVAQARQQLEEILAIPADTAIAASAKQGIGIDDILEAIVARVPPPKPTGAPSLQTLVFDSYFDTYKGVVSHVRVFNGELRAGTQLKLLHSGRTVEIKEVGSFNPKPYVRDCLTTGETGYMTANIKSPKDVKMGDTLTDPRHPSPPLPGFQEVHPMVFSGIYPINPADFGHLKAALEKLQLNDSAFVFQTESSVALGFGFRCGFLGLLHMEIVQERLRREYGMDIIATYPSVVYRVMMTDGEIKEVDNPAFMPEVTYIEAIEEPMVKSFVITPNEYIGDLMNLISEKRGVIAHTETLDTRRVMLTGRIPLNEILIDFHDRIKSITRGYGSMDYETAGYEVSDMVKLDMLVNGESVDAFSCIVHRSKAEGRGRALAAKLKDVIPRQQYQVAIQGAIGGKIIARESISALRKDVTAKCYGGDISRKRKLLEKQKEGKKRMKSIGSVNIPQEAFIEVLKA; this is encoded by the coding sequence ATGGACACAGCTCATATTCGTAATTTTTCGATCATCGCGCACATCGACCACGGGAAGACGACGTTGTCGGACCGGCTGCTGCAGCGGACGGGGACGGTGGCGGAGCGGGACATGCAGGCGCAGTTGCTGGACGCGATGGATCTGGAGCGGGAACGTGGGATCACGATCAAGGCGCATCCGGTGACGATGTATTACCGGGCGCGGGACGGGGAGGAGTACGAGCTGAACCTGATCGACACGCCGGGGCACGTGGATTTTGCGTACGAGGTGTCGCGGAGTTTGAGCGCGTGCGAGGGGGCGTTGCTGATCATCGATGCGGCCCAGGGGGTGGAGGCGCAGACGGTGGCGAACGTGCACCTGGCGATGAAGCAGAACCTGACGATCATCCCGGTGATCAACAAGATCGACCTGCCGCATGCGGACGTGGCGCAGGCGCGTCAGCAGCTCGAGGAGATTCTGGCGATTCCGGCGGACACGGCGATTGCGGCGAGTGCGAAGCAGGGGATCGGGATTGACGACATTCTCGAGGCGATTGTGGCGCGGGTTCCGCCGCCGAAGCCGACCGGGGCGCCGTCGTTGCAGACACTGGTGTTCGACAGCTATTTCGACACGTACAAGGGGGTGGTCTCCCATGTGCGGGTGTTCAACGGCGAGCTGCGGGCGGGGACGCAGTTGAAGCTGCTGCATTCGGGCCGGACGGTGGAGATCAAGGAGGTGGGCAGCTTCAATCCGAAGCCGTATGTGCGGGACTGCCTGACGACGGGCGAGACCGGGTACATGACGGCGAACATCAAGAGCCCGAAGGACGTGAAGATGGGGGACACGCTGACGGATCCGCGTCATCCGTCGCCTCCGTTGCCGGGGTTTCAGGAGGTGCATCCGATGGTGTTTTCGGGGATTTACCCGATCAACCCGGCGGATTTCGGGCATTTGAAGGCGGCGCTGGAGAAGTTGCAGCTCAACGACTCGGCCTTTGTATTTCAGACGGAGTCGTCGGTGGCGCTGGGGTTTGGGTTTCGCTGCGGGTTTCTGGGGTTGCTGCACATGGAGATTGTGCAGGAGCGGCTGCGGCGGGAGTACGGGATGGACATCATCGCGACGTATCCGTCGGTGGTGTACCGGGTGATGATGACGGACGGGGAGATCAAGGAGGTGGACAACCCGGCGTTCATGCCCGAGGTGACGTACATCGAGGCCATTGAGGAGCCGATGGTGAAGTCGTTTGTGATCACGCCGAACGAGTACATCGGGGACCTGATGAACCTGATTTCGGAGAAGCGGGGTGTGATTGCGCACACGGAGACGCTGGATACGAGGCGGGTGATGCTGACGGGTCGGATTCCGCTGAACGAGATCCTGATCGACTTCCATGACCGCATCAAATCGATCACCCGGGGGTACGGGTCGATGGATTACGAGACGGCCGGGTACGAGGTGTCGGACATGGTGAAGCTGGACATGCTGGTGAACGGGGAGTCGGTGGATGCCTTTTCGTGCATTGTTCACCGGTCGAAGGCGGAAGGGCGGGGGCGGGCGCTGGCGGCCAAGTTGAAGGACGTCATTCCGCGGCAGCAGTACCAGGTGGCGATCCAGGGGGCGATCGGCGGGAAGATCATCGCACGGGAGTCCATCAGTGCGCTGCGCAAGGACGTCACCGCGAAGTGTTACGGGGGCGACATTTCGCGGAAGCGGAAGCTGTTGGAGAAGCAGAAGGAGGGAAAGAAGCGGATGAAGTCGATCGGGTCGGTGAACATCCCGCAGGAAGCCTTCATCGAGGTGCTCAAGGCCTGA